In the Agrococcus beijingensis genome, GTGGCCGCGACGAGGTCGACGGTGCCGTTCTCGATGAACGTCTCGCGGTTGGCCGAGACCGTCTCGGTCCACTCGATGCTCTCGAACGGGATGCCGAGCTCGGCTGCGATGAGCGAGCCGACCGCGACGTCGAAGCCCTCAGGCGCGCCGTCGGGGCCGACGAGGCCGAACAGCGGCTGGTCGAACTTCGTGCCGATGGTGATCGAGCCGGCCTCGGCGAGCTCGGCCATGGTGGTGCCCGCCTCGAACTCGGGCGCCTCGACGACCTCGAGGCCGTAGGGGTGCTCCGTCGACGAGCCGGTGCCGGGGTCGGCCGAGCCCTCGGGGGCCTCGGACGAGGTCGTGCCGGCGGGGCCGCCGCACGCGGTGAGGGCGAGGACCGCGAATGCGGCGACGCCCAGCGTCAGCTTGCTGCGCATGAGTGCTTCTCCTTGGTTGATGTGGTGCAGGGTCAGGGGGACGGGAGCCAGGAGCTGGAGCATCGGGCCGATGCAGCCGGCAGCTTCAGTGGGTCAGGATCTTCGAGAGGAAGTCCTTGGCGCGCGCCGACTGCGGGTTCTGGAAGAACTCCTCGGGCGTGGAGTCCTCCATCACCTTGCCGTCGGCCATGAAGAGCACGCGGTCGGCGGCCTTGCGCGCGAAGCCCATCTCGTGGGTGACGGTGATCATCGTCATGCCGCCGTGCGCGAGCTCGACCATCACGTCGAGCACCTCGTTGATCATCTCGGGGTCGAGCGCGCTGGTCGGCTCGTCGAAGAGCATCAGCTTCGGCTCCATCGCGAGCGAGCGCGCGATCGCCACCCGCTGCTGCTGGCCGCCGGAGAGCTGCGCGGGCATCTTGTTCGCCTGGTTGGCGATGCCGACGCGCTCGAGCAGCGACATCGCGTGCTCCTCGGCCTCCTTGCGCCTCTTGCCGCGCACCTTCATCGGGCCGAGCGTGACGTTCTCGAGGATCGACTTGTGCGCGAAGAGGTTGAACGACTGGAAGACCATGCCGACGTCGGCCCGCAGCTGCGCGAGCGCCTTGCCCTCCTTGGGGAGCGCAACGCCGTCGATGCGGATCTCGCCGTCGTCGATCGTCTCGAGGCGGTTGATGGCGCGGCAGAACGTCGACTTGCCGGAGCCCGACGGCCCGATGACGACCACGACCTGGCCCTTGGGCACGGAGACGTTGATGTCGTTCAGGACGTGGAGGTCGCCGTAGTGCTTGTTGACGTGGTCGAGCTCGACGAGGGGCTGCATGCGCTCATACAACCACGGCCGATCCGCGAGATCAGGAACCGGTTGCGGATCGCAACGAAACGGTTACAACGACCGCTGGGCGAACGCGGTCTCGTAGAGGCAGACCGAAGCGGCTGTGGCGAGGTTGAGCGACTCTGCGCTGCCGTAGATCGGCAGTCGCGCGGCGCGGTCGGCGAGCGCGAGCGTCGCCGCGTCGAGACCCCGCGCCTCGTTGCCGAACAGCCATGCCGTGGGGCGCGCCAGCACGCCCGCGGCTCGCAGCTCGATCAGGTCCTCCCCCGACACGTCGGCGGCGAGCACCGAGAGGCCGGCCGCCGCGGCCGCCTCGACGGCGTCGATGGTGGAGGCGCCGACGGCGATGTCGACGTGGAAGATCGAGCCGGTCGTGGCCCGCACCACCTTGGGCGCGAAGGGGTCGACGGAGTTCTCGGTGACGATGACAGCGGATGCGCCTGCCGCGTCCGCGGCGCGCAGGATCGTGCCGAGGTTGCCCGGGTCGCGCACCTCGTGGAGGATCACGACGAGCGGATGCTCGGCGACCGCCGCCCGGTCGATGGCGTCCTCGAGCCGCACCGGCGACTGCTTCGCGACGGCGACGATGCCCTGCGGGTGCACGGTGTCGGAGATCGCGGCGACGACGCGGTCGGAGGCGAGGGTGACCTGCGCGTGCTGCTCGGCGCGGGCGATCAGGTCGGCGTGCCGCTCGGCCGCCGATTCGGTGACGTAGACGTCGACGAGCTGCGCGCCCTGCCAGCGCACCGCCTCGTCGAGCGCCGCAGGGCCCTCCAACAGGAACAGCCCGGTCTGAGACCGGGCTGCTCGCTGCTGGAGTCTCGCAGCCTCACGCACGCGGGGCGCACGGGGGCTGTCGAGCATGTCAGGCTGCGCTTCGCGGAGCCGACGTGTCGGCGGGCAGAGCCGCCTTGGCCGCCTCGACGAGGGTCGTGAAGGTGGCGGGCTCGTGCA is a window encoding:
- a CDS encoding amino acid ABC transporter ATP-binding protein; protein product: MQPLVELDHVNKHYGDLHVLNDINVSVPKGQVVVVIGPSGSGKSTFCRAINRLETIDDGEIRIDGVALPKEGKALAQLRADVGMVFQSFNLFAHKSILENVTLGPMKVRGKRRKEAEEHAMSLLERVGIANQANKMPAQLSGGQQQRVAIARSLAMEPKLMLFDEPTSALDPEMINEVLDVMVELAHGGMTMITVTHEMGFARKAADRVLFMADGKVMEDSTPEEFFQNPQSARAKDFLSKILTH
- a CDS encoding TrmH family RNA methyltransferase; this encodes MLDSPRAPRVREAARLQQRAARSQTGLFLLEGPAALDEAVRWQGAQLVDVYVTESAAERHADLIARAEQHAQVTLASDRVVAAISDTVHPQGIVAVAKQSPVRLEDAIDRAAVAEHPLVVILHEVRDPGNLGTILRAADAAGASAVIVTENSVDPFAPKVVRATTGSIFHVDIAVGASTIDAVEAAAAAGLSVLAADVSGEDLIELRAAGVLARPTAWLFGNEARGLDAATLALADRAARLPIYGSAESLNLATAASVCLYETAFAQRSL